The Solea senegalensis isolate Sse05_10M linkage group LG4, IFAPA_SoseM_1, whole genome shotgun sequence genome includes a region encoding these proteins:
- the LOC122768124 gene encoding mucin-3B-like isoform X4: MTSSPLTTLTSSTQASTTVATEASQTPSPDTDLTTPSTSQMPSTSTVFFTTTSSETSLPSSSSVSSPHISTQQSTETLSTTLQSVSTETVFTTRPTLTSQSTTASCQDFVYGVDCSYGQNNTVPTIDTGALPSRKATFILKILVDFSPAFNDLTSAASLEFISTLELVLTSLCRGADSQTFKLVKVKSLKEGSVVAQSEAEYIYPNNETQIEFVNTQLDAELTSILNSTDSRDQISQAFNNSKVTLNEVAFLPPEVYNITDLMPYVNCSHFAQYTAEVIDGQWQCVGPCKTNPDYCNRHGECLNDIQKGPVCRCFESSLEQFYGPQCEHFRRGPGFYGALFGSLAAALVALIIVIIAVYVTKKYTGVWKRRDSYNGKLSEFEEDFFDFSDTGLVNTLTPENFTPQLGNVDTQSQVTTKRPEVLNINPK, encoded by the exons ATCCCAAATGCCATCCACATCGACAGTTTTCTTCACAACAACTTCATCTGAGACTTCTTTGCCTTCGTCATCATCTGTCAGCTCTCCACACATCTCAACACAGCAATCTACTGAAACTTTGTCAACCACTTTACAAAGTGTTTCCACAGAAACAGTTTTCACCACAAGACCAACGCTAACATCTCAGTCAACAACAGCATCTTGTCAAGATTTTGTTTATGGTGTTGACTGTTCATATGGACAAAATAACACTGTTCCCACTATTG atactGGAGCACTTCCCTCTCGTAAAGcaacttttattctgaaaatactTGTTGATTTTTCACctgcttttaatgatttaaccTCAGCTGCATCATTGGAATTCATCAGCACATTGGAACTGGTG cTCACATCCTTATGCCGAGGGGCAGACTCACAGACCTTTAAACTGGTCAAAGTCAAAAGTTTAAA AGAAGGATCTGTTGTTGCACAGAGTGAGGCAGAGTACATCTATCCAAATAATGAAACTCAAATCGAGTTTGTCAACACTCAGCTCGATGCGGAGTTGACCAGTATACTGAATAGTACGGACAGCCGGGATCAGATTTCTCAAGCCTTCAACAACAGCAAAGTGACATTAAACGAAGTCGCCTTCTTGCCACCTGAAGTTTACA acaTAACAGACCTGATGCCTTATGTTAACTGCTCTCACTTTGCTCAATACACTGCTGAGGTCATTGATGGTCAATGGCAGTGTGTTGGACCTTGCAAAACAAACCCTGATTACTGTAATCGACATGGAGAATGCCTCAATGACATTCAAAAAGGCCCTGTTTgtag GTGCTTTGAGTCGAGCCTAGAACAATTTTATGGCCCACAGTGTGAACACTTCCGTCGGGGGCCAGGTTTCTATGGAGCCCTGTTTGGGTCACTGGCAGCAGCACTTGTGGCCTTAATCATTGTTATCATAGCTGTCTATGTCACAAAGAAATACACTGGAGTTTG GAAAAGGAGAGACTCCTACAATGGAAAACTGTCAGAGTTTGAGGAggatttctttgatttctctgatacag GACTGGTAAACACCTTGACACCAGAGAATTTTACACCACAGCTAGGAAATGTTGACACCCAGTCGCAG gtCACTACAAAACGTCCAGAGGTTTTAAACATCAACCCTAAATGA